The proteins below come from a single Comamonas antarctica genomic window:
- a CDS encoding LysR family transcriptional regulator, producing the protein MIEKMDSSNWARRLKIKHLELFLALDEAGTLTQAAERLHMTQSAMSHWLAEMEGVVGTPLVVRGRKLQLTPSGQLLKQLAINVLGDIQHTGKALSAVAAGRVPRLNIGSVWAGIAGGLPQAISAFQELHQDVAISIHDGPFASLLEGLESRAMDAVIGVLDARAHRDGLEHKVLFEDRVAVVIGRGSKFWPQPAAPTFAQLLRARWVMPPGGTLTRTQFDAFLLEQGASWLAPRAETASLAMMQALLSKGDYVGVCSESMADEMVGAGLFRKLPMGSAIRFGPITVMWNSDHVNSTLKDFIACLRSACRELQRP; encoded by the coding sequence ATGATTGAAAAAATGGACAGCAGCAACTGGGCACGCCGCCTGAAGATCAAGCACCTCGAACTGTTCCTCGCGCTCGACGAGGCCGGCACGCTGACGCAGGCCGCCGAGCGCCTGCACATGACGCAATCGGCCATGTCGCACTGGCTGGCCGAAATGGAGGGCGTGGTCGGCACGCCGCTGGTGGTGCGCGGCCGCAAGCTGCAGCTGACGCCCTCGGGCCAGTTGCTCAAGCAGCTGGCCATCAATGTGCTGGGCGACATCCAGCACACCGGCAAGGCGCTGAGCGCGGTGGCTGCCGGGCGCGTGCCGCGGCTGAACATCGGCAGTGTCTGGGCGGGTATTGCCGGCGGCTTGCCACAGGCCATTTCCGCGTTCCAGGAGCTGCATCAGGATGTCGCCATATCCATCCATGACGGCCCGTTTGCCAGCCTGCTCGAAGGGCTGGAGTCGCGCGCCATGGACGCGGTGATCGGCGTGCTCGATGCGCGCGCGCACCGCGACGGCCTGGAGCATAAGGTGCTGTTCGAAGACCGCGTGGCGGTGGTGATCGGGCGCGGCAGCAAGTTCTGGCCGCAACCCGCGGCGCCGACTTTCGCGCAACTGCTGCGCGCGCGCTGGGTCATGCCGCCCGGCGGCACGCTGACGCGCACCCAGTTCGATGCGTTTCTCCTCGAGCAAGGCGCCTCCTGGCTGGCGCCGCGGGCCGAAACCGCTTCGCTGGCCATGATGCAGGCGCTGTTGAGCAAGGGCGATTACGTGGGCGTGTGCTCCGAGTCCATGGCCGATGAGATGGTGGGCGCAGGCCTGTTCCGCAAGCTGCCCATGGGCTCCGCCATCCGCTTCGGCCCGATCACCGTGATGTGGAATTCGGACCATGTGAACTCCACGTTGAAGGACTTCATCGCCTGCCTGCGCAGCGCGTGCCGCGAACTGCAGCGGCCCTGA